A stretch of Leptospira hartskeerlii DNA encodes these proteins:
- the rpiB gene encoding ribose 5-phosphate isomerase B gives MKKIGIASDHGGFELKEFLRKELADSIEILDLGVKDETSVDYPLVIADACKKVLSKEVDGLIALCGTGIGASIAANRHKGIRAALCHDEFTAEMSRRHNNANVLVLGGRVLGKELATRIAQKWLNTSFEAGRHERRVGQLDTIV, from the coding sequence ATGAAAAAAATTGGCATCGCTTCCGATCACGGCGGATTCGAACTCAAAGAATTCCTTCGCAAAGAATTGGCGGACTCGATTGAGATCCTGGACTTAGGCGTAAAGGACGAGACTTCAGTGGATTATCCTTTAGTAATCGCAGACGCCTGCAAAAAAGTACTCTCCAAAGAAGTGGATGGCTTAATCGCACTTTGCGGGACAGGGATCGGAGCTTCTATCGCAGCAAACCGTCATAAGGGGATCAGAGCTGCTCTTTGCCATGACGAGTTCACTGCAGAAATGTCTCGTAGGCATAATAATGCAAACGTACTGGTATTAGGCGGTAGAGTTTTAGGTAAAGAACTTGCAACTCGCATCGCTCAAAAATGGCTCAATACTTCTTTCGAAGCAGGACGTCATGAAAGAAGGGTGGGTCAGTTAGACACCATCGTTTAA
- a CDS encoding tetratricopeptide repeat protein: MRALCCIILFCASLPSSYAQEENRREWNKAAKQKVLLLHQSGKEAESLPFLEEYVKKNPNELIYKLYLARALFWRADLELPGHSEDVFSRMEKVRKIRDNYLRAAGLFEENVGYLGKVSPRDPDLGKWTFLWAMSEWYAGREDRAIQLFKKSFKHDFRLNQANYNIAAIYESLGQILDSQIYYGTYLKNEKELKEEE; the protein is encoded by the coding sequence ATGCGCGCTCTCTGTTGTATCATTTTGTTTTGTGCAAGTTTACCTTCTTCTTATGCTCAAGAAGAAAATAGAAGAGAATGGAATAAGGCAGCAAAACAAAAAGTTTTACTTCTTCACCAAAGTGGAAAAGAAGCGGAGAGTCTTCCATTCTTAGAAGAATACGTTAAAAAAAATCCGAACGAGTTGATCTATAAACTCTATTTGGCCCGAGCACTTTTTTGGAGAGCTGATTTAGAATTGCCAGGTCATTCTGAAGATGTGTTCTCTAGAATGGAGAAGGTCCGAAAAATTCGGGATAATTATCTGAGAGCGGCAGGTCTTTTTGAGGAGAATGTGGGCTATTTAGGAAAGGTAAGTCCAAGAGATCCTGATTTAGGAAAGTGGACCTTTTTATGGGCAATGTCAGAATGGTATGCTGGTAGGGAAGATCGGGCCATTCAGCTATTTAAGAAGTCTTTTAAACATGATTTTCGTTTGAATCAGGCAAATTATAATATCGCAGCCATTTACGAAAGCCTAGGCCAGATACTAGATTCTCAAATTTATTACGGAACCTACTTGAAAAACGAAAAGGAACTGAAAGAAGAGGAGTAA
- the serC gene encoding 3-phosphoserine/phosphohydroxythreonine transaminase, which yields MSKFERRIYNFCAGPAMLPTPVMEKAASEFLNYRGSGMSIMEDSHRGKLFEEVLDTSLSLLRELLSVPENYEIMFLSGGASLHFSALPLNLLKDGESADFAVTGIWAKKAMEEALRFNPVKKIYDGEDHKYTESPELNDSMVNPGAAYVYITSNNTLLGTRYATIPNITKAPLIADMTSEILSRKIDVSKFGAIFAGAQKNIGPSGLSVLIIRKDLLGRSGRTVPILMDYALTAKNKSMYNTPPTYSIYMSKLVFEWLKDLGGVEKIEKINEEKAKILYDYLETTSFYNAPVKPNSRSVMNVVFTIHDKNLESKFLAGAEEKGLHGLEGHRLVGGLRASIYNSMPKEGVIALVEYMKEFEKKV from the coding sequence ATGAGTAAATTTGAGCGCCGAATCTACAATTTTTGCGCAGGTCCTGCGATGCTTCCCACTCCAGTCATGGAGAAGGCGGCTTCCGAGTTTCTGAACTACCGCGGGTCCGGTATGTCCATTATGGAAGACAGCCATAGAGGAAAACTTTTTGAAGAAGTCCTGGATACCTCCCTTTCCTTGCTCAGAGAATTATTATCTGTTCCGGAAAATTACGAAATTATGTTTCTTTCCGGAGGAGCTAGCCTCCACTTCTCCGCTCTACCCTTAAATCTTCTCAAAGATGGAGAGTCCGCTGACTTTGCGGTCACAGGGATCTGGGCTAAGAAGGCCATGGAAGAAGCACTTAGATTCAATCCAGTCAAAAAAATTTACGATGGAGAAGATCATAAATATACTGAGTCTCCTGAACTGAACGACTCCATGGTAAATCCTGGAGCCGCATATGTGTATATCACTTCTAATAATACTTTATTAGGAACTCGTTATGCAACGATTCCGAATATTACTAAGGCTCCGCTAATCGCGGACATGACTTCTGAAATTCTTTCTAGAAAGATAGATGTGAGTAAATTCGGTGCAATATTTGCGGGAGCACAGAAGAATATAGGACCTTCCGGTTTGAGCGTTCTTATTATCCGCAAGGATCTACTTGGACGTTCCGGTAGAACTGTTCCTATATTGATGGATTATGCACTGACTGCAAAAAACAAATCCATGTATAATACTCCTCCTACATATTCCATTTACATGTCCAAACTTGTATTCGAATGGCTAAAGGACCTGGGTGGAGTAGAGAAGATCGAAAAGATCAATGAAGAAAAGGCCAAAATCCTGTATGATTATTTGGAAACCACTTCCTTCTATAATGCTCCGGTAAAACCGAATTCAAGATCTGTAATGAATGTGGTCTTTACTATTCATGACAAAAATTTAGAATCTAAGTTTTTAGCAGGAGCAGAAGAAAAAGGACTTCATGGATTAGAAGGTCACAGATTGGTCGGTGGATTAAGAGCTTCTATTTATAATTCCATGCCTAAAGAAGGTGTAATCGCCCTTGTAGAATACATGAAGGAATTCGAGAAGAAGGTTTAA
- a CDS encoding metalloenzyme translates to MIFYVFIDGIGFGENNPDKNPFSKYAKGIFLPLGGKSIPEDSPSRIQDLTYLKTDASMGIKGLPQSATGQTSLWTGINACQVLNRHMSGFPTFTLKRIIAKYSIIRILEENGFKADLLNCYTPGFAEHIKKNPRHVSASTLIQMAADKPLKDMDDLRDGKGLYMDISRDFLRKFGKDFIDKDDPVLELQDPYKTGKEIIPAMKDHTLCIYEYFITDKVGHKMNWKGAEKCISDLESFLLGVLDAMDPEQDQLIVTSDHGNLEDLTVDVHTVNPVPTILYGKYTEQMKDKIHALKDIPHAIYDCLGIQIQMSEQEFIQTSAN, encoded by the coding sequence ATGATATTTTATGTATTTATAGACGGGATCGGTTTTGGGGAAAACAATCCGGATAAAAATCCGTTCTCCAAATACGCGAAGGGGATTTTTTTACCCTTAGGCGGTAAAAGTATTCCGGAAGATTCTCCCTCCCGCATCCAAGATCTCACTTATCTTAAAACGGATGCAAGTATGGGAATCAAAGGGCTTCCCCAAAGCGCCACCGGACAAACTTCTCTTTGGACAGGGATCAATGCATGTCAGGTATTGAATCGCCACATGAGTGGATTTCCTACATTCACTTTAAAACGTATTATCGCAAAATACTCCATTATTCGGATCTTAGAAGAGAACGGATTTAAAGCGGATCTATTGAATTGTTATACTCCGGGATTTGCAGAGCATATAAAAAAAAATCCTAGACATGTATCCGCTTCAACTCTCATCCAAATGGCAGCAGACAAACCTTTAAAGGATATGGACGATCTTAGAGATGGCAAAGGTCTGTATATGGACATCAGCCGAGATTTTCTCAGAAAGTTTGGAAAGGATTTTATAGATAAGGATGATCCGGTTCTCGAACTCCAAGATCCATACAAAACCGGGAAAGAGATCATTCCAGCGATGAAAGACCATACGTTATGTATCTATGAATACTTTATCACGGATAAAGTAGGTCATAAGATGAATTGGAAAGGCGCAGAAAAATGTATCTCCGACTTGGAGAGCTTTTTACTCGGAGTTTTGGATGCAATGGATCCGGAACAAGACCAACTTATTGTAACTTCCGATCATGGAAATCTGGAAGATCTAACTGTGGATGTACATACTGTAAATCCAGTGCCGACCATTCTATACGGCAAATATACTGAACAAATGAAAGACAAGATACACGCTTTGAAAGATATCCCACATGCAATCTACGATTGTTTAGGGATACAGATCCAGATGTCTGAACAGGAATTTATTCAGACGTCTGCTAATTAA